The DNA window GTTCTCGACGCGGCTCCGGGGCACACCAAATGTGTGACCAGCAGGGCAAGCCAAAGTGCCGCTCGGCCCCGAGCCCCCCAGCCTCCATGCGTCGCTCGGGCAGCCTGCCGATGTGCAGACGCTCCCCACCTTCCAGCAGGCGTGAGGCAATGACTCGCTGCAGGAGCGATCATTCCAGGTCCCCTCGCCCGTCATCTCCGCGCAATGCTCAGCGCCCGCGTGGTTGTTGGGCTCTCCGGCATTCCAGGCACTGAAGGAGCCGCTCCACACGGCCTCCCAGAGTCCCTCTTCGTGAGCGTCGCTGAGATTCACCCAGACGGTCGGACCGCCATCGAGGGTCTGCTGCAGCTTGTCGTTTTCCCAGCCATTCCGGGGGGCGCGGAACACGTACCCAGCAGGACAGTCCGAGGCTCCCCAGGTCCCGGTGGTCGAGGAGATGACCCAGAAATCGTCGGGGCAGCCCAGCGGACCGCAGTCGACGCCCGACCTCTGACATGCGGTGTGGCGCGTCGCATTGCACGGGAGATCGTTCCACGTCCCGTTCGCGAGCACCGAAGCACAGTGCTCCCCGCCACCCGCATTGCTGGGCTCCCCGGCGCCCCAGCTCTGATACGGGGCAATCTGCCAGCGGCCTTCGACCTGGCGATCGGTGAAGTTGAGCCATACCGGGACGCCTCCGGCGCGCTCACGTAGCTTCTTGTTTTCGTAGCCGTTCACGGGCGGGACGAACTCGTACCCCTGCGGACACGCATCGAAGCCGCCGGACCATGCACCGGCGCCCGAGGTCACCATCCAGAAGTCGGAGGAGCAGGAGGCGGGGCTGCACATTGCACCGGAGCGCTTGCAAGCGAACCGGCGCGAACCGGTGCACGGGACGTCATTCCAGCGGCCATCAGCGCGCATTTCCGCGCAATCCTCGTTGCCTCCAGCGTCATTGGGTTCGCCCTCGCCGAAGCTCCAGATGGCCTGCTTCATCGTGTACGAGTAGTAGTCGTAGCCCTTTCCGGTGCGCCCAGGATCCGCCTCGACATGATCCACGGCGACGCTGAAGCCGCACTCCACGACACCTCGGACGTCGATGCGCTGGGTGAAGATCGAGGCGTCGTACGGGAAGGAGCAGAGCTCGAAGTGGTCGCAGATCTTCAGCTCTTCGAACTGCGTGAACCAGAAGGGCAAGGGCGTCGGGCTGCCGCTACCATTCGTGAGACGGGCGGAACCGCACGCATTTCCCCTGAACTGCGGAGCGAAATTCGCATCGTAGCCCGGAAGCTGGACGGCGTCGGCGCCCGCCTGATTGCCCGGCCTGAAGAACCAGTCGGACATGAGGCCTCCCATTCCATCGCCCAGGTTGAACCGGCTTCGGTCCTTGACGGCGATCATGATTCGCTTGCCCAGCATCGCGAGTTCTGCCGTCGTCGGCCAGCGTTCGGGGAAGAGGCTCTGCTTGTCGACGGGCCGGAAGATGAGATCCCCCGTGGTGAGGTGACCGGGAACGTTCACGCCGGGCCAGTAGTCTCGATCGAAGCGACGCAATAGCTCCGCGAAGAACTGCTGCTTGTTGTCGTCACCGTTGTCGAAGTAGTCCTCGAGCAGGATCAGGAGCACTTCGTTCTGATTCTCCGGTGCATTGATCCAGGTGGCGATCTCGTCCTCGATCGCGATGCTCCACTGGCTGAACGCTTCTCCCGCGTGACTGAAGCAAACCTTCCAGCCGAACGTGCAGTCGCCGAAGAGGGTCGGCGAGTCGTTGTCGTAGACGTCCAGCATCAGCGTGCGGACGCCCATGTCGAGCTGCTCTCTGATGCTCGCGTGCTGGTTTGCGCGTGCGTAGTACGACTGCCGGTCCCCGTCCTTTCGGTAGTTCGTACTGACATGCGAGTTGTGCGTGCCGATCCGCTGCCACTCATTCAGCGGAACATTCCGCTGGAGGTCGCGCTGCTGAATCCGAGCCACCCTGGCCGCCCAGGAGTCGCGCGGCGCGAGGGCCTGGCCGTCCGCGTCGAGGATGTCCTCGTCTCTCTCGGCACCGACCTCCTCGCTGTCCACCTCCACAGGCGCGCCGAGACACCCTCCAGCCAGAACCGCGAAGAGCGCGCCGAGAAAGCCTCCGCGCAGAGACGCCGCGCTTCCGCCCATGCCCTCGCAGGAGCGGCCAATCAACGCATCGAGCACCATGGGAGACCTCCAGCAGCTGCATGCAGATGCAGCGTCAGTCCGAGCCGCTGACGAGGGTCGAGTCGAGACGGCAGCTACCCCCTCTCCAACCGCGTCGAGGCGCAGCACAGTTCTCGGTTTCGTCGTCAGCTGTCAAGGGAAGGCTGGCCTGTCCAGGCGTCGCAGCGAGGGCTGGATGGACGTCCTCATCACGAAGGCGCGCACCTTCACCGAGGAGCGTAAGACGAGGTCACCGAGGGGTGTGGAGACGAGGCGTCGCGTCGAGCTGCCATCGAGGACGCCGAGCCGTCCTTCGCTCTAGCGCCGCCGGATCCGGACGAAGTCTTGGGAACACGTGAGCCGGCACCTGTCCGAGGGATCGGCGAAGTGGCGCTGCACGTAGTCTCTCACTTCCTGATAAGGAGGCGGCTCGTCCAGGGGGATCAGGTTGACGATGAACTCGGCGATCGTTATGGCGGTCCCGACATCGGGCGTCTCGATCAAGGACGGGAGCGTCTCCAGCCGGACCGAGTAGTCCGCACCATCCGGCTCACCGTGAACGAGTTGGACGAGTTCGCCAATATCGATCCGCTGTCCGCTGAAATGGTGCACCATCTCCATGCAATCACTTCGTGGGTTCTGCAGGATGAGAACCATCTCCCCACCGTCCGACAGCCAGCCGAGCATCCGACGCAAGTGCGTCGCCCAGCGATCCGCAGGAACATAGTAGAAGCTATGAGAGCAAAGGACGAAGTCTGCGCGCACGCCCGGCTCTGCATTCATGATGGTATCCGGGATGATTCTGGCCGTGGGGCACGCCTGCGCGAGCTGCTCTCGCATGTGTGGACTGGGTTCAATCGCGATGGTCTGCTCGAAGCTCTCCGTGAACCACCGCGTGATGCGGCCACTCCCAGCACCGACGTCCAGAAAGACGTGGTGCTCGGGGAGCTGGGCGACCACGTCGGTCAGGTGGACGCGAGCCACGTCCTTCTGATCGGTATGCGCGAGGAACAAGGAGAATGCGCGCCGGTATTCCTCTCCAATGGGGTCCAGCAGCGCAATGGTCGTTTCTTCTCTCCGGCCGTCCTGAATCGACGCGCCCGCCACAAGCCGATCCCGTTCCGCACGCCGCGAGCTGTCGATCGTTGCCATGTCCCCCCTTTGCGTCGAGCGTGCCGGCTCGATGCTCATTGCGCGGTAGCCTGAGCAGCGAGGGAGGATCGCGCAAATGCGATTCCAGGATCTCCTGCGAGGTGCCCTGTCCGCGTCACAACCCCTTGTCGAGGAGGGCATCCACGAGGAGCACCGGCGCCCGTCGACGCCGTTTCATGCCCGTCGAGGCGGCGCGATGACGAGGACCTGAGCCGCCCTCGGGAGCTGCGTTCGAGTTCCGCTGCCGCTCGCCCTTTACCCAGGGCAAACTCGGTTCAGCCTCGCCTCGAAATCAACCAGGGGGCCTGGTCATGAATCGCTGGGGCGGCCAGCGATCTCGACGTGGTACCGAAGGTGGGACTCGAACCCACAAACCCTTTCGGATAGCGGATTTTGAATCCGCCGCGTTTGCCATTCCGCCACTTCGGCTTGCACTGCTGCGCAGGTCCTGGCTGGAGCCGGGGCCTTTGCACGCTGCACCCTAGTCCAAGCGATGGCCTGCTTGCAACCATCGGTCGAGTGGAGGCGGAATCCGGCGGGCCGAGGTCATCCGCCCGAGAGCTCTCGTCGGGTCGCCAGGGCTTCTTCATAAGCCCAGCGCGCTCGCATGAAGGCTGCAGAATCACCGCCTTGATCAGGGTGAGTGACCAGGGCGAGGCGGCGGAAGGCTCGCTTGATCTCGGCCAGGGGAGCCGTCGGCGCGAGGCCGAGCAGGGTGAACGGG is part of the Chondromyces crocatus genome and encodes:
- a CDS encoding lectin-like protein; translation: MVLDALIGRSCEGMGGSAASLRGGFLGALFAVLAGGCLGAPVEVDSEEVGAERDEDILDADGQALAPRDSWAARVARIQQRDLQRNVPLNEWQRIGTHNSHVSTNYRKDGDRQSYYARANQHASIREQLDMGVRTLMLDVYDNDSPTLFGDCTFGWKVCFSHAGEAFSQWSIAIEDEIATWINAPENQNEVLLILLEDYFDNGDDNKQQFFAELLRRFDRDYWPGVNVPGHLTTGDLIFRPVDKQSLFPERWPTTAELAMLGKRIMIAVKDRSRFNLGDGMGGLMSDWFFRPGNQAGADAVQLPGYDANFAPQFRGNACGSARLTNGSGSPTPLPFWFTQFEELKICDHFELCSFPYDASIFTQRIDVRGVVECGFSVAVDHVEADPGRTGKGYDYYSYTMKQAIWSFGEGEPNDAGGNEDCAEMRADGRWNDVPCTGSRRFACKRSGAMCSPASCSSDFWMVTSGAGAWSGGFDACPQGYEFVPPVNGYENKKLRERAGGVPVWLNFTDRQVEGRWQIAPYQSWGAGEPSNAGGGEHCASVLANGTWNDLPCNATRHTACQRSGVDCGPLGCPDDFWVISSTTGTWGASDCPAGYVFRAPRNGWENDKLQQTLDGGPTVWVNLSDAHEEGLWEAVWSGSFSAWNAGEPNNHAGAEHCAEMTGEGTWNDRSCSESLPHACWKVGSVCTSAGCPSDAWRLGGSGPSGTLACPAGHTFGVPRSRVENARLKQVAGGQRVWLNFSDAVVEGRWR
- a CDS encoding class I SAM-dependent methyltransferase translates to MATIDSSRRAERDRLVAGASIQDGRREETTIALLDPIGEEYRRAFSLFLAHTDQKDVARVHLTDVVAQLPEHHVFLDVGAGSGRITRWFTESFEQTIAIEPSPHMREQLAQACPTARIIPDTIMNAEPGVRADFVLCSHSFYYVPADRWATHLRRMLGWLSDGGEMVLILQNPRSDCMEMVHHFSGQRIDIGELVQLVHGEPDGADYSVRLETLPSLIETPDVGTAITIAEFIVNLIPLDEPPPYQEVRDYVQRHFADPSDRCRLTCSQDFVRIRRR